Proteins encoded within one genomic window of uncultured Draconibacterium sp.:
- a CDS encoding DUF5050 domain-containing protein: MNKKLYLLTLLVLPFITFAQQLDNVRSTLEIYNTETDEREIVRSEEAHFEAPNWSRDGNFLVINQEGKLYKVDLKTNNKTLINTDFADRCNNDHGISFDGKYLAISHFDQSGAPEGEEFYGGSRIYVVPIEGGTPTAVTPNTPSYWHGWSPDGKRLAYCAERNGEYDVYTISIDGGEETRLTTATGLDDGPEYSPDGKTIYYNSMASGKMEIWQMDVDGSNKKQLTDDKYSNWFAHPSPDGRSFVYISYHKDQGSGHPGMKDVSLRLMNLADGSIKTLCSFTGGQGTINVPSWSPDGKRFAFVTYEYLK; the protein is encoded by the coding sequence ATGAACAAAAAACTTTATTTACTTACCTTGCTTGTACTCCCTTTTATCACTTTTGCGCAACAACTGGATAATGTACGATCAACACTCGAAATCTATAATACTGAAACCGACGAACGGGAAATAGTTCGCAGCGAAGAAGCGCATTTTGAAGCGCCGAACTGGAGCCGCGACGGAAATTTCCTTGTAATTAATCAGGAGGGTAAATTGTATAAAGTTGACCTGAAAACAAATAATAAAACGCTGATAAATACTGATTTTGCCGATCGCTGCAACAACGATCACGGCATTTCCTTCGATGGAAAATATTTGGCCATTAGTCATTTCGATCAGTCAGGTGCGCCTGAGGGAGAAGAGTTTTACGGAGGTTCACGAATTTATGTTGTACCCATTGAAGGAGGAACTCCAACAGCGGTAACACCCAATACACCATCATACTGGCACGGCTGGTCGCCCGACGGAAAACGTCTGGCTTATTGTGCGGAACGCAATGGCGAATACGATGTTTACACCATCTCGATTGATGGAGGCGAAGAAACCCGCTTAACCACTGCAACCGGTTTGGACGACGGCCCCGAATATTCACCTGATGGTAAAACGATTTATTACAACTCAATGGCTTCCGGGAAAATGGAGATCTGGCAAATGGATGTAGACGGTTCGAACAAAAAACAACTGACCGACGATAAATATTCTAACTGGTTTGCACACCCGTCGCCCGATGGAAGGAGTTTTGTATACATCAGTTATCACAAAGATCAGGGAAGTGGCCACCCGGGAATGAAAGATGTTTCACTGCGTTTGATGAACCTCGCCGACGGATCAATAAAAACATTGTGCTCGTTTACCGGCGGACAGGGAACCATTAACGTACCTTCGTGGTCGCCCGATGGCAAACGTTTTGCTTTTGTTACCTACGAGTACCTTAAATAA